A part of Lepisosteus oculatus isolate fLepOcu1 chromosome 16, fLepOcu1.hap2, whole genome shotgun sequence genomic DNA contains:
- the phactr3a gene encoding phosphatase and actin regulator 3a isoform X2, which produces MGQREASSRNKTARDVMDQQRALHSGCLVSGVRTPPIRRNSKLATLGRIFKPWKWRKKKNEKLKQSSTALERKAAARQSRDELVRKGLADMMETEAALACGGSSDEPGTPTQGSSDGEEREEESLTQLLNLSTLEGLGCDEDTPSTVRDSVGESETEGDISPNSEEEEYLQTAPAAETPGGEADRQEGKEERGDSSSDGDTVSPRAPGLPAKLLSKLGSLEGSLPDPSGKVPSSPLQRNSILPKDVVKALETQTAAPLRGQMSTPTGSPHLGVIHPPLPPSRVIEELHRALATKHRQDSFHSKEIRSSPKRRSEGRLSRTSSQEKEPAGETESKKDSDENKENVRLEDCRTDASGLPHDQDSWNESVISGTLPRRMRKELLAVKLRNRPSKQELEERNIFPVRSEEERQEIRQQIEMKLSKRLSQRPAVEELESRNILKQRNDQTEQEERREIKQRLNRKLNQRPTVDELRDRKILIRFSDYVEVAKAQDYDRRADKPWTRLSAADKAAIRKELNEYKSNEMEVHASSKHLTRFHRP; this is translated from the exons atgGGGCAGAGGGAGGCGTCCAGCAGGAATAAGACTGCCCGAG ATGTAATGGACCAGCAGAGGGCGCTACATTCCGGCTGCCTGGTGTCGGGGGTGCGGACTCCCCCAATCCGCAGAAACAGCAAGCTGGCCACTCTGGGCCGCATCTTCAAACCCTGGAAatggaggaaaaagaaaaatgaaaaactgaagcAGAGCTCTACAG CGCTGGAGAGGAAGGCAGCTGCACGACAGAGCCGAGATGAGCTGGTGAGGAAAGGGCTGGCAGACATGATGGAGACAG AGGCTGCGCTGGCCTGCGGGGGGAGCTCTGATGAGCCTGGCACCCCGACACAGGGCTCCTCAGAtggggaggagagggaggaggagtctCTGACCCAGCTGCTCAACCTCAGCACCTTGGAGGGCCTGGGCTGTGATGAGGACACCCCCTCCACAG TGCGGGACTCCGTGGGGGAGAGCGAAACAGAGGGGGACATCAGCCCAAATTCAGAGGAGGAGGAATACCTCCAGACAGCACCTGCTGCCGAGACTCCTGGGGgagaggcagacagacaggaagggaaggaggagagaggagacagttcCTCTGACGGAGACACCGTTTCTCCCCGGGCTCCAGGCCTGCCTGCGAAACTCCTGTCCAAGCTGGGCAGCCTGGAAG GATCTCTGCCAGACCCCAGTGGAAAGGtcccctcctcccctctccagAGGAACTCCATCCTGCCCAAGGATGTTGTGAAGGCTCTGGAGACGCAGACTGCCGCCCCCCTGCGGGGTCAGATGTCCACCCCAACTGGGTCGCCTCACCTGGGGGTCATTCATCCCCCCCTGCCCCCCAGCCGGGTCATCGAGGAGCTGCACCGCGCGTTGGCCACCAAGCACCGGCAGGACAG CTTCCACAGCAAGGAGATCCGCTCCTCCCCCAAGAGAAGGTCCGAGGGCCGGCTGTCTCGCACCTCCAGCCAGGAAAAGGAGCCAGCCGGCGAGACAGAGAGCAAAAAGGACTCTGATGAGAACAAAGAAAACGTCCGCCTGGAGGACTGCAGGACGGACGCCTCCGGGCTGCCACACGACCAGGACAGCTGGAACGAGTCTGTGATCTCAG GCACGCTGCCGCGCAGGATGAGGAAGGAGCTGCTGGCCGTGAAGTTGCGGAACCGGCCCAGTAaacaggagctggaggagcGCAACATCTTCCCTGTGCGCAGCGAGGAGGAGCGGCAGGAGATCCGCCAGCAGATCGAGATGAAGCTGTCCAA GAGACTAAGTCAAAGACCGGCAGTGGAAGAACTGGAAAGCCGGAATATCCTAAAAC AGAGAAACGATCAGAcggagcaggaagagagaagggAAATCAAACAGCGGCTGAACAGAAAG CTCAACCAGCGACCCACCGTCGACGAGCTGCGGGACCGGAAGATCCTCATCCGCTTTAGCGACTACGTTGAGGTGGCCAAAGCTCAGGATTATGACCGACGGGCAGACAAGCCATGGACGAGGCTCTCGGCGGCCGATAAG gCGGCGATCCGGAAAGAGCTGAACGAGTACAAAAGCAATGAGATGGAAGTCCATGCCTCGAGCAAACATTTGACAAG GTTCCACAGACCATAG
- the phactr3a gene encoding phosphatase and actin regulator 3a isoform X3, whose amino-acid sequence MDQQRALHSGCLVSGVRTPPIRRNSKLATLGRIFKPWKWRKKKNEKLKQSSTALERKAAARQSRDELVRKGLADMMETEAALACGGSSDEPGTPTQGSSDGEEREEESLTQLLNLSTLEGLGCDEDTPSTVRDSVGESETEGDISPNSEEEEYLQTAPAAETPGGEADRQEGKEERGDSSSDGDTVSPRAPGLPAKLLSKLGSLEGSLPDPSGKVPSSPLQRNSILPKDVVKALETQTAAPLRGQMSTPTGSPHLGVIHPPLPPSRVIEELHRALATKHRQDSFHSKEIRSSPKRRSEGRLSRTSSQEKEPAGETESKKDSDENKENVRLEDCRTDASGLPHDQDSWNESVISGTLPRRMRKELLAVKLRNRPSKQELEERNIFPVRSEEERQEIRQQIEMKLSKRLSQRPAVEELESRNILKQRNDQTEQEERREIKQRLNRKLNQRPTVDELRDRKILIRFSDYVEVAKAQDYDRRADKPWTRLSAADKAAIRKELNEYKSNEMEVHASSKHLTRFHRP is encoded by the exons ATGGACCAGCAGAGGGCGCTACATTCCGGCTGCCTGGTGTCGGGGGTGCGGACTCCCCCAATCCGCAGAAACAGCAAGCTGGCCACTCTGGGCCGCATCTTCAAACCCTGGAAatggaggaaaaagaaaaatgaaaaactgaagcAGAGCTCTACAG CGCTGGAGAGGAAGGCAGCTGCACGACAGAGCCGAGATGAGCTGGTGAGGAAAGGGCTGGCAGACATGATGGAGACAG AGGCTGCGCTGGCCTGCGGGGGGAGCTCTGATGAGCCTGGCACCCCGACACAGGGCTCCTCAGAtggggaggagagggaggaggagtctCTGACCCAGCTGCTCAACCTCAGCACCTTGGAGGGCCTGGGCTGTGATGAGGACACCCCCTCCACAG TGCGGGACTCCGTGGGGGAGAGCGAAACAGAGGGGGACATCAGCCCAAATTCAGAGGAGGAGGAATACCTCCAGACAGCACCTGCTGCCGAGACTCCTGGGGgagaggcagacagacaggaagggaaggaggagagaggagacagttcCTCTGACGGAGACACCGTTTCTCCCCGGGCTCCAGGCCTGCCTGCGAAACTCCTGTCCAAGCTGGGCAGCCTGGAAG GATCTCTGCCAGACCCCAGTGGAAAGGtcccctcctcccctctccagAGGAACTCCATCCTGCCCAAGGATGTTGTGAAGGCTCTGGAGACGCAGACTGCCGCCCCCCTGCGGGGTCAGATGTCCACCCCAACTGGGTCGCCTCACCTGGGGGTCATTCATCCCCCCCTGCCCCCCAGCCGGGTCATCGAGGAGCTGCACCGCGCGTTGGCCACCAAGCACCGGCAGGACAG CTTCCACAGCAAGGAGATCCGCTCCTCCCCCAAGAGAAGGTCCGAGGGCCGGCTGTCTCGCACCTCCAGCCAGGAAAAGGAGCCAGCCGGCGAGACAGAGAGCAAAAAGGACTCTGATGAGAACAAAGAAAACGTCCGCCTGGAGGACTGCAGGACGGACGCCTCCGGGCTGCCACACGACCAGGACAGCTGGAACGAGTCTGTGATCTCAG GCACGCTGCCGCGCAGGATGAGGAAGGAGCTGCTGGCCGTGAAGTTGCGGAACCGGCCCAGTAaacaggagctggaggagcGCAACATCTTCCCTGTGCGCAGCGAGGAGGAGCGGCAGGAGATCCGCCAGCAGATCGAGATGAAGCTGTCCAA GAGACTAAGTCAAAGACCGGCAGTGGAAGAACTGGAAAGCCGGAATATCCTAAAAC AGAGAAACGATCAGAcggagcaggaagagagaagggAAATCAAACAGCGGCTGAACAGAAAG CTCAACCAGCGACCCACCGTCGACGAGCTGCGGGACCGGAAGATCCTCATCCGCTTTAGCGACTACGTTGAGGTGGCCAAAGCTCAGGATTATGACCGACGGGCAGACAAGCCATGGACGAGGCTCTCGGCGGCCGATAAG gCGGCGATCCGGAAAGAGCTGAACGAGTACAAAAGCAATGAGATGGAAGTCCATGCCTCGAGCAAACATTTGACAAG GTTCCACAGACCATAG
- the phactr3a gene encoding phosphatase and actin regulator 3a isoform X1 — MATSDGIDSCLLQRGRSQSDPNILAESSIDHAHGTDVMDQQRALHSGCLVSGVRTPPIRRNSKLATLGRIFKPWKWRKKKNEKLKQSSTALERKAAARQSRDELVRKGLADMMETEAALACGGSSDEPGTPTQGSSDGEEREEESLTQLLNLSTLEGLGCDEDTPSTVRDSVGESETEGDISPNSEEEEYLQTAPAAETPGGEADRQEGKEERGDSSSDGDTVSPRAPGLPAKLLSKLGSLEGSLPDPSGKVPSSPLQRNSILPKDVVKALETQTAAPLRGQMSTPTGSPHLGVIHPPLPPSRVIEELHRALATKHRQDSFHSKEIRSSPKRRSEGRLSRTSSQEKEPAGETESKKDSDENKENVRLEDCRTDASGLPHDQDSWNESVISGTLPRRMRKELLAVKLRNRPSKQELEERNIFPVRSEEERQEIRQQIEMKLSKRLSQRPAVEELESRNILKQRNDQTEQEERREIKQRLNRKLNQRPTVDELRDRKILIRFSDYVEVAKAQDYDRRADKPWTRLSAADKAAIRKELNEYKSNEMEVHASSKHLTRFHRP; from the exons ATGTAATGGACCAGCAGAGGGCGCTACATTCCGGCTGCCTGGTGTCGGGGGTGCGGACTCCCCCAATCCGCAGAAACAGCAAGCTGGCCACTCTGGGCCGCATCTTCAAACCCTGGAAatggaggaaaaagaaaaatgaaaaactgaagcAGAGCTCTACAG CGCTGGAGAGGAAGGCAGCTGCACGACAGAGCCGAGATGAGCTGGTGAGGAAAGGGCTGGCAGACATGATGGAGACAG AGGCTGCGCTGGCCTGCGGGGGGAGCTCTGATGAGCCTGGCACCCCGACACAGGGCTCCTCAGAtggggaggagagggaggaggagtctCTGACCCAGCTGCTCAACCTCAGCACCTTGGAGGGCCTGGGCTGTGATGAGGACACCCCCTCCACAG TGCGGGACTCCGTGGGGGAGAGCGAAACAGAGGGGGACATCAGCCCAAATTCAGAGGAGGAGGAATACCTCCAGACAGCACCTGCTGCCGAGACTCCTGGGGgagaggcagacagacaggaagggaaggaggagagaggagacagttcCTCTGACGGAGACACCGTTTCTCCCCGGGCTCCAGGCCTGCCTGCGAAACTCCTGTCCAAGCTGGGCAGCCTGGAAG GATCTCTGCCAGACCCCAGTGGAAAGGtcccctcctcccctctccagAGGAACTCCATCCTGCCCAAGGATGTTGTGAAGGCTCTGGAGACGCAGACTGCCGCCCCCCTGCGGGGTCAGATGTCCACCCCAACTGGGTCGCCTCACCTGGGGGTCATTCATCCCCCCCTGCCCCCCAGCCGGGTCATCGAGGAGCTGCACCGCGCGTTGGCCACCAAGCACCGGCAGGACAG CTTCCACAGCAAGGAGATCCGCTCCTCCCCCAAGAGAAGGTCCGAGGGCCGGCTGTCTCGCACCTCCAGCCAGGAAAAGGAGCCAGCCGGCGAGACAGAGAGCAAAAAGGACTCTGATGAGAACAAAGAAAACGTCCGCCTGGAGGACTGCAGGACGGACGCCTCCGGGCTGCCACACGACCAGGACAGCTGGAACGAGTCTGTGATCTCAG GCACGCTGCCGCGCAGGATGAGGAAGGAGCTGCTGGCCGTGAAGTTGCGGAACCGGCCCAGTAaacaggagctggaggagcGCAACATCTTCCCTGTGCGCAGCGAGGAGGAGCGGCAGGAGATCCGCCAGCAGATCGAGATGAAGCTGTCCAA GAGACTAAGTCAAAGACCGGCAGTGGAAGAACTGGAAAGCCGGAATATCCTAAAAC AGAGAAACGATCAGAcggagcaggaagagagaagggAAATCAAACAGCGGCTGAACAGAAAG CTCAACCAGCGACCCACCGTCGACGAGCTGCGGGACCGGAAGATCCTCATCCGCTTTAGCGACTACGTTGAGGTGGCCAAAGCTCAGGATTATGACCGACGGGCAGACAAGCCATGGACGAGGCTCTCGGCGGCCGATAAG gCGGCGATCCGGAAAGAGCTGAACGAGTACAAAAGCAATGAGATGGAAGTCCATGCCTCGAGCAAACATTTGACAAG GTTCCACAGACCATAG
- the phactr3a gene encoding phosphatase and actin regulator 3a isoform X4, whose product MATSDGIDSCLLQRGRSQSDPNILAESSIDHAHGTDVMDQQRALHSGCLVSGVRTPPIRRNSKLATLGRIFKPWKWRKKKNEKLKQSSTALERKAAARQSRDELVRKGLADMMETEAALACGGSSDEPGTPTQGSSDGEEREEESLTQLLNLSTLEGLGCDEDTPSTVRDSVGESETEGDISPNSEEEEYLQTAPAAETPGGEADRQEGKEERGDSSSDGDTVSPRAPGLPAKLLSKLGSLEGSLPDPSGKVPSSPLQRNSILPKDVVKALETQTAAPLRGQMSTPTGSPHLGVIHPPLPPSRVIEELHRALATKHRQDSFHSKEIRSSPKRRSEGRLSRTSSQEKEPAGETESKKDSDENKENVRLEDCRTDASGLPHDQDSWNESVISGTLPRRMRKELLAVKLRNRPSKQELEERNIFPVRSEEERQEIRQQIEMKLSKSGGELEPVSAGNRHKAGHTLDGTPVHHRAHTDTNTLTPGLISPEAT is encoded by the exons ATGTAATGGACCAGCAGAGGGCGCTACATTCCGGCTGCCTGGTGTCGGGGGTGCGGACTCCCCCAATCCGCAGAAACAGCAAGCTGGCCACTCTGGGCCGCATCTTCAAACCCTGGAAatggaggaaaaagaaaaatgaaaaactgaagcAGAGCTCTACAG CGCTGGAGAGGAAGGCAGCTGCACGACAGAGCCGAGATGAGCTGGTGAGGAAAGGGCTGGCAGACATGATGGAGACAG AGGCTGCGCTGGCCTGCGGGGGGAGCTCTGATGAGCCTGGCACCCCGACACAGGGCTCCTCAGAtggggaggagagggaggaggagtctCTGACCCAGCTGCTCAACCTCAGCACCTTGGAGGGCCTGGGCTGTGATGAGGACACCCCCTCCACAG TGCGGGACTCCGTGGGGGAGAGCGAAACAGAGGGGGACATCAGCCCAAATTCAGAGGAGGAGGAATACCTCCAGACAGCACCTGCTGCCGAGACTCCTGGGGgagaggcagacagacaggaagggaaggaggagagaggagacagttcCTCTGACGGAGACACCGTTTCTCCCCGGGCTCCAGGCCTGCCTGCGAAACTCCTGTCCAAGCTGGGCAGCCTGGAAG GATCTCTGCCAGACCCCAGTGGAAAGGtcccctcctcccctctccagAGGAACTCCATCCTGCCCAAGGATGTTGTGAAGGCTCTGGAGACGCAGACTGCCGCCCCCCTGCGGGGTCAGATGTCCACCCCAACTGGGTCGCCTCACCTGGGGGTCATTCATCCCCCCCTGCCCCCCAGCCGGGTCATCGAGGAGCTGCACCGCGCGTTGGCCACCAAGCACCGGCAGGACAG CTTCCACAGCAAGGAGATCCGCTCCTCCCCCAAGAGAAGGTCCGAGGGCCGGCTGTCTCGCACCTCCAGCCAGGAAAAGGAGCCAGCCGGCGAGACAGAGAGCAAAAAGGACTCTGATGAGAACAAAGAAAACGTCCGCCTGGAGGACTGCAGGACGGACGCCTCCGGGCTGCCACACGACCAGGACAGCTGGAACGAGTCTGTGATCTCAG GCACGCTGCCGCGCAGGATGAGGAAGGAGCTGCTGGCCGTGAAGTTGCGGAACCGGCCCAGTAaacaggagctggaggagcGCAACATCTTCCCTGTGCGCAGCGAGGAGGAGCGGCAGGAGATCCGCCAGCAGATCGAGATGAAGCTGTCCAA GTCGGGGGGAGAGCTGGAACCTGTATCGGcaggcaacaggcacaaggcaggacacaccctggacgggacgccagtccatcacagggcacacacggacacaaacacactcacaccaggactcATTTCTCCTGAAGCCAcctaa